A section of the Acidobacterium capsulatum ATCC 51196 genome encodes:
- the dxr gene encoding 1-deoxy-D-xylulose-5-phosphate reductoisomerase: MKRIAILGSTGSIGQSTLSIIESFPERFAVASLAAGRNLEAAFEQACRWRPLAISLATEELAAQLAARLKAAGVTGIEVLHGTAGTVRVATLPEVDFVVSAIVGVAGLEATYAAVEAGKPVGLANKEAMVAAGDLLNAAARAKNVPLLPIDSEHNAIHQCMRAGDLHEVKQIWLTASGGPFRTLPLADFEHITVAQALKHPTWVMGRRITIDSATMLNKGLEIIEACRLFDLPPSAVKVTVHPQSTVHSLVEYVDGSLLAQISVTDMRLPILYAMTWPERVASELTFDMTALSQLTFETPDFERFPCLRLAYEAAETGGAHTIALNAADEIAVEAFLEGVIPFPGIPRTIEQVLEATPHRHPQSITEVLALDEQARETARKLLAPAFRDAATPSRV; the protein is encoded by the coding sequence TTGAAGCGCATCGCCATCCTGGGCTCGACCGGTTCCATCGGGCAGAGCACCCTCAGCATCATCGAGAGTTTTCCTGAGCGATTTGCCGTGGCCTCGCTGGCCGCGGGGCGCAACCTGGAGGCTGCGTTTGAGCAGGCCTGCCGCTGGCGTCCCTTGGCGATTTCACTCGCCACCGAAGAACTCGCCGCCCAGCTGGCCGCGCGCCTCAAGGCTGCCGGAGTCACCGGCATCGAGGTGCTGCACGGCACCGCCGGAACCGTCCGCGTGGCCACGCTGCCTGAGGTGGACTTTGTAGTTTCGGCCATCGTGGGCGTGGCTGGTCTCGAAGCGACTTACGCCGCCGTCGAGGCGGGCAAGCCCGTCGGCCTGGCCAACAAAGAGGCCATGGTGGCCGCCGGAGACCTGCTGAACGCCGCCGCCCGCGCCAAAAACGTGCCGCTGCTGCCCATTGACTCCGAGCACAACGCGATTCACCAGTGCATGCGCGCCGGCGATCTCCACGAGGTGAAGCAGATCTGGCTCACCGCCTCGGGAGGGCCCTTCCGGACGCTGCCGCTGGCCGACTTTGAGCACATCACCGTGGCGCAGGCCCTCAAGCATCCCACGTGGGTGATGGGCCGCCGCATCACGATTGACTCGGCCACCATGCTCAACAAAGGCCTGGAGATCATCGAGGCCTGCCGCCTCTTTGACTTGCCGCCCTCGGCCGTCAAGGTGACCGTGCATCCGCAATCGACGGTGCATTCGCTGGTGGAATATGTGGATGGCAGCCTGCTGGCGCAGATTTCCGTCACCGACATGCGCCTGCCGATTCTCTATGCCATGACCTGGCCGGAGCGGGTGGCCTCGGAGCTGACCTTTGACATGACCGCGCTCAGCCAGCTCACCTTTGAGACGCCGGACTTCGAGCGCTTCCCCTGCCTGCGGCTGGCCTACGAGGCGGCGGAAACCGGCGGCGCGCACACCATCGCGCTCAATGCCGCCGATGAGATTGCCGTGGAGGCATTCCTCGAAGGGGTCATCCCGTTTCCGGGCATCCCACGTACAATAGAGCAGGTACTGGAGGCGACGCCTCATCGGCATCCGCAGAGCATCACAGAAGTGCTCGCGCTCGATGAACAGGCTCGCGAGACCGCGCGCAAGTTGCTAGCCCCGGCTTTCCGCGACGCGGCCACACCCTCCCGCGTCTAA
- a CDS encoding glycosyltransferase family 9 protein: protein MPENSKSLRVLLVRLGAMGDILHSLPAVTALRRAHPEWTLGWAVEPQWSELFCAAHATPGTAGMPLVDALHMVPAKRWAKAWMRRSTREEVMAVRRELRAQHYDVAVDLQGAVRSALLARSAGTPRLIGEAVPREPAAKWLFKEKVPTRGVHVIEQSIEVVNAIAGDHLDFTLPLLPTDTESEAFAATLPQPFVLLSPGAGWGAKRWPAARYGAVARALAAQGFHVCINSGPMEMALAEEIVQSSGGVVHTLTPSLSKLMAITRRAALVIAGDTGPLHLACALGRPTVGIFGPTDPARNGPFGNDFRVLRHPESKRDHTRRAEPEAGLLTITPEAVTAAALDLLAAPQTSALRGNA, encoded by the coding sequence TTGCCTGAAAATTCCAAATCGTTGCGCGTGCTGCTTGTGCGCCTGGGCGCCATGGGCGACATTCTGCATTCGCTGCCCGCGGTGACGGCGCTGCGCCGGGCGCATCCGGAGTGGACTCTGGGCTGGGCCGTCGAGCCGCAGTGGAGCGAGCTATTTTGCGCCGCGCACGCTACGCCGGGCACGGCTGGCATGCCGCTGGTGGACGCGCTGCATATGGTTCCGGCGAAGCGCTGGGCCAAGGCTTGGATGCGCCGCTCCACGCGCGAAGAGGTGATGGCCGTGCGCCGCGAGCTGCGCGCGCAGCACTACGATGTGGCCGTGGACCTGCAGGGGGCCGTGCGCTCGGCGCTGCTGGCCCGTAGCGCTGGCACGCCCCGGTTGATTGGAGAGGCGGTGCCGCGCGAGCCTGCCGCGAAGTGGCTCTTCAAAGAGAAGGTGCCGACGCGCGGCGTGCATGTGATTGAGCAATCCATCGAAGTGGTCAATGCTATCGCGGGCGATCATCTGGATTTCACGCTGCCGCTGCTGCCTACGGATACCGAAAGCGAAGCCTTTGCGGCCACGCTGCCGCAGCCCTTTGTGCTGCTGAGCCCCGGTGCCGGCTGGGGCGCGAAGCGCTGGCCGGCCGCGCGTTACGGAGCGGTGGCGCGAGCGCTCGCCGCGCAGGGTTTTCATGTCTGCATCAACAGCGGCCCCATGGAAATGGCGCTGGCCGAAGAGATTGTGCAGTCGAGCGGCGGCGTTGTGCACACGCTGACGCCGAGCCTGTCAAAGCTGATGGCCATCACTCGCCGCGCGGCGCTGGTGATTGCGGGCGACACGGGCCCGCTGCATTTGGCCTGTGCGCTGGGCCGACCCACGGTGGGCATTTTTGGCCCGACGGACCCGGCGCGCAACGGTCCATTTGGCAATGATTTTCGCGTGCTGCGCCACCCTGAGAGCAAGCGCGATCACACACGCCGCGCCGAGCCCGAGGCGGGATTGCTCACCATCACGCCTGAGGCCGTCACCGCTGCCGCGCTGGATCTGCTGGCCGCGCCGCAAACTTCCGCACTGCGAGGAAACGCTTGA
- a CDS encoding cysteine desulfurase family protein, with amino-acid sequence MRRIYLDANATTPVLPEVLEAMRPWFLESFGNASSIHQPGQRARAAVEQAREFAAQLVGCRPGEIVFTSGGTESDNAALFGALKPGDHLITTTIEHHAVLHTAEKLRDRGMEVTFLPVSAEGVVDPDEVRRAFRPNTRLVSIMYANNETGAIQPIAEIGRLTREAGILLHTDAVQAAGKLPIDVKELNVDLLSISGHKMHAPQGTGLLYIRRGLQLEPMLFGGSHERQRRAGTENVPGIVGFGKAAELAMAGLASGAIEKMAALRDRLEQGVLAAVEGAGAHSTGVPRTANTTSLYFDQLEGEALVISLDLRGLAVSGGSACMSGATDPSHVLLAMGVPGPRARATIRCSLSKLNTAEDIDAALEVIPACVARLRELSPANAGTLG; translated from the coding sequence ATGCGCCGCATTTATCTCGACGCCAATGCCACCACACCCGTGTTGCCCGAGGTGCTGGAGGCGATGCGTCCGTGGTTTCTTGAGAGCTTTGGCAACGCCTCCTCGATTCACCAGCCGGGCCAGCGCGCCCGCGCCGCTGTGGAGCAGGCTCGCGAATTTGCTGCCCAACTGGTGGGTTGTCGTCCCGGCGAAATTGTCTTTACCTCGGGCGGCACGGAAAGCGACAATGCCGCCCTTTTTGGTGCCCTGAAGCCGGGCGACCACCTCATCACCACGACCATTGAGCATCACGCCGTGCTGCACACGGCCGAGAAGCTGCGCGACCGCGGCATGGAGGTCACCTTTCTGCCGGTCTCGGCCGAGGGCGTGGTCGATCCGGACGAGGTGCGCCGCGCCTTCCGGCCCAATACGCGGCTGGTGAGCATCATGTATGCGAACAACGAGACCGGCGCGATTCAACCGATTGCTGAAATCGGCCGGCTCACGCGCGAGGCCGGCATTCTGCTGCACACGGACGCGGTGCAGGCCGCGGGCAAACTGCCGATTGATGTGAAGGAACTGAACGTCGATCTGCTCAGCATCTCCGGCCACAAGATGCACGCGCCGCAGGGCACAGGGCTGCTCTATATTCGGCGGGGACTGCAACTGGAGCCGATGCTCTTTGGCGGCTCGCACGAGCGCCAGCGCCGCGCCGGCACCGAAAACGTGCCGGGCATTGTGGGCTTTGGCAAAGCGGCAGAACTTGCGATGGCGGGCCTCGCCTCCGGCGCGATTGAGAAGATGGCCGCGCTGCGCGACCGCCTGGAACAGGGCGTGCTCGCCGCCGTGGAAGGCGCGGGCGCGCACAGCACGGGCGTGCCGCGCACGGCCAACACCACCAGCCTCTACTTTGATCAACTGGAGGGTGAGGCGCTGGTGATCTCGCTCGACCTGCGCGGGCTCGCCGTCTCGGGCGGCTCGGCCTGCATGTCGGGCGCGACCGATCCGTCGCATGTGCTGCTCGCGATGGGCGTGCCGGGCCCCCGGGCGCGCGCCACCATTCGTTGCAGCCTCAGCAAGCTCAACACTGCGGAAGACATCGACGCCGCGCTCGAAGTGATTCCTGCATGCGTGGCGCGTCTGCGCGAGCTGTCCCCGGCGAACGCGGGCACGCTGGGCTGA
- a CDS encoding 3-deoxy-D-manno-octulosonic acid transferase, producing the protein MLLALYSLALLLVLVVGAPFWLVRMATAGKYREGLWQRLGLVPRALREAVAGKRVIWVHAVSVGEVLAASRLILTLRERSGCTVVVSTTTRTGQRLARERFGSALGAETVFYFPLDFAFAVRAYLRVLRPRMVVLLETEFWPRLLTECRRSEIPVCVVNARISDRSWPRYHRLRFLWRHLLAHFAAVLAQSELDAERLRALGAANAQAAGNLKYDISPQQRAPVAGDSAARTPATAVELVRQHLPPQVPVLVCGSTCGQGSESEERLLLAALPSDVVTILAPRHPERFEAVAQMLDHSGRAWHRRSAWAAQPVPLVPGSVLLLDSIGELASLYALATVAFVGGSLLPLGGHNPLEPAQFAVPVVMGEHYANFRGVVAALESENALRLTSPSALGSTFAGLLAHPEQARAMGERARMVCEREAGATERAVKTLLAVLEKEREGAR; encoded by the coding sequence TTGCTGCTTGCCCTTTACAGTCTCGCGTTGCTGCTCGTGCTCGTGGTGGGCGCGCCCTTCTGGCTGGTGCGCATGGCCACGGCGGGCAAGTATCGCGAGGGGCTGTGGCAGCGGCTCGGCTTGGTGCCGCGCGCGCTGCGCGAGGCTGTGGCGGGCAAGCGCGTGATCTGGGTGCATGCCGTCTCCGTGGGTGAAGTGCTGGCCGCGAGCCGCCTCATTCTCACCCTGCGCGAACGGAGCGGCTGCACGGTGGTGGTCTCGACCACCACGCGCACGGGCCAGCGGCTGGCGCGCGAGCGTTTTGGCTCCGCATTGGGGGCCGAGACAGTCTTCTATTTTCCGCTCGACTTTGCCTTTGCGGTGCGTGCGTATCTGCGCGTACTGCGGCCGCGGATGGTGGTGCTGCTGGAGACGGAGTTCTGGCCGCGCCTGCTCACGGAGTGCCGCCGCAGCGAAATTCCGGTCTGCGTGGTGAATGCGCGCATCTCGGATCGGTCGTGGCCGCGCTATCATCGGCTGCGCTTTTTGTGGCGGCATCTGCTGGCGCACTTTGCCGCCGTGCTGGCGCAGAGCGAACTCGATGCCGAGCGCCTGCGCGCGCTGGGCGCGGCGAATGCGCAGGCGGCGGGCAATTTGAAGTACGACATATCACCCCAGCAACGAGCACCTGTCGCGGGAGACTCAGCGGCACGCACGCCCGCGACGGCGGTGGAGCTGGTGCGGCAGCACCTGCCGCCGCAGGTTCCGGTGCTGGTCTGCGGATCGACCTGCGGACAGGGAAGCGAGAGCGAAGAGCGTTTGCTGCTGGCCGCGCTGCCGTCCGATGTGGTCACGATTCTCGCGCCGCGCCATCCCGAGCGCTTTGAGGCGGTGGCGCAGATGCTTGATCACAGCGGCAGAGCGTGGCATCGCCGCAGCGCGTGGGCCGCGCAGCCTGTGCCACTTGTGCCCGGCTCGGTGCTGCTGCTCGACAGCATCGGCGAGCTCGCGAGCCTGTATGCGCTCGCCACGGTGGCCTTTGTGGGCGGCAGCCTGTTGCCGCTCGGCGGGCATAATCCATTGGAGCCCGCGCAGTTTGCCGTGCCGGTGGTGATGGGCGAGCACTATGCGAACTTTCGCGGCGTGGTCGCGGCGCTTGAGTCAGAGAATGCGCTGCGATTGACCAGCCCGTCTGCGCTGGGCAGCACGTTTGCCGGGCTTCTGGCGCATCCGGAGCAGGCGCGCGCGATGGGCGAGCGGGCAAGGATGGTCTGCGAGCGCGAAGCCGGAGCCACGGAACGTGCGGTGAAAACGCTGCTCGCCGTGCTCGAAAAAGAGCGGGAGGGTGCGCGATGA
- a CDS encoding ABC transporter ATP-binding protein, with the protein MATSAHSIVDSTDVVFHVHEVSKTYQTGDVTVTALRSVSLDLSAGEFIVILGPSGSGKSTLLNIMGGLDTPTTGDVRFRDHWLSKAGDAGLTQFRREHVGFVFQFYNLIPSLTALENVALVTEIAEHAMAPRKALRLVGLTERQNHFPSQLSGGEQQRVAIARAIAKTPDILLCDEPTGALDYPTAKLILEVLADVNRELHTLVAVITHNTAIADMADRVVRLRSGEITEITRNARKARPDELEW; encoded by the coding sequence ATGGCAACTTCAGCCCACAGCATCGTAGATAGTACGGATGTGGTTTTTCACGTTCATGAGGTGTCGAAAACCTACCAGACCGGCGATGTCACGGTCACCGCTCTGCGCTCGGTCAGCCTCGATCTCTCCGCCGGGGAATTCATCGTCATCCTGGGGCCTTCGGGCAGCGGTAAATCCACTTTGCTGAATATTATGGGCGGGCTCGATACGCCCACCACTGGCGACGTGCGATTCCGCGACCACTGGCTCTCCAAGGCTGGAGACGCGGGCCTCACTCAGTTCCGCCGCGAGCATGTCGGCTTCGTCTTTCAGTTCTACAACCTCATTCCCAGTCTCACCGCGCTTGAGAACGTCGCTCTTGTCACTGAAATCGCCGAGCACGCCATGGCCCCCCGCAAAGCGTTGCGACTGGTGGGCCTCACCGAGCGGCAGAACCATTTCCCCTCACAACTCTCCGGCGGGGAGCAGCAGCGCGTCGCCATCGCGCGCGCCATCGCCAAAACGCCCGATATTCTGCTCTGCGACGAGCCGACAGGCGCGCTCGATTACCCGACCGCAAAACTTATTCTGGAAGTGCTCGCTGACGTGAACCGGGAGTTGCACACGCTCGTCGCTGTGATCACGCACAATACGGCCATTGCAGACATGGCAGACCGCGTCGTCCGTCTGCGCAGTGGAGAAATCACAGAGATCACGCGCAACGCCCGAAAGGCGCGCCCCGACGAACTGGAGTGGTAA
- a CDS encoding methyltransferase family protein has protein sequence MSPSAAPQQKPTWSRIARRIRVPLGFVFAAVFLWLARPEWTSLGYSLLLVLPGLALRAYASGYVKKNRELTTTGPYAYTRNPLYLGSLLMALGFAVASRNAWILLGIAVLFFAIYLPVIRSEEAFLRGEFAGFDAYCARVPRLFPRLTPGTPRVKGEGGFSSGLYRRHREYNAFMGAAALYGALLLRLYFHR, from the coding sequence TTGAGCCCCTCTGCCGCACCGCAACAGAAGCCCACGTGGTCGCGCATTGCGCGGCGCATTCGCGTGCCGCTTGGATTTGTATTTGCCGCTGTCTTTTTGTGGCTCGCGCGTCCGGAGTGGACTTCGCTGGGCTACAGCCTGCTGCTGGTGCTGCCCGGCCTCGCGCTGCGCGCGTATGCGTCGGGCTATGTGAAGAAAAATCGCGAACTCACCACCACCGGCCCTTACGCCTACACGCGCAATCCGCTTTACCTGGGCTCGCTGCTGATGGCGCTGGGCTTTGCGGTGGCCTCGCGCAATGCGTGGATTCTGCTGGGCATCGCGGTTCTCTTCTTCGCAATTTATTTGCCTGTGATTCGCTCGGAAGAGGCTTTTCTGCGTGGCGAGTTTGCCGGCTTTGACGCTTATTGCGCGCGCGTTCCGCGGCTTTTTCCGCGGCTCACGCCCGGAACCCCACGGGTAAAGGGGGAGGGGGGATTTTCTTCCGGCCTTTACCGGCGGCATCGTGAGTACAATGCGTTTATGGGTGCCGCAGCCCTCTATGGCGCATTGCTGCTGCGGCTCTACTTCCACCGCTGA
- a CDS encoding DUF3108 domain-containing protein has product MIRRTLLPAMATLLLLTGSLHAQSPQSLPALAPPRAGYSFPAHQTLTYSVDWRVFPAGTAVFHLEQDGSFEHVSVTSETLGAVNLIYKVIDKFQSTFDRATGCSLNFSKQTQEGRRKVNSVEQFDYAKGEEVFQEKNLVAGNQKRIVSKIPSCVTDDLSAIFYPSSQDLQVGHSFGIPLADATRTVAVTMKVEDHEQIKTPLGSFATVRVQPTADAGVVKNRGNIWIWYTDDARHIPVQMRARLFWGTITFQLTAMTDK; this is encoded by the coding sequence TTGATTCGGCGTACTCTTTTGCCTGCCATGGCCACCCTGCTGTTGCTCACGGGCAGCCTGCACGCACAGTCGCCGCAGTCGCTGCCCGCACTCGCGCCGCCCCGCGCCGGCTACAGCTTTCCCGCGCACCAGACGCTTACCTACTCGGTGGACTGGCGCGTCTTCCCGGCCGGCACGGCTGTGTTTCATCTGGAACAGGACGGGAGCTTTGAGCACGTCTCAGTCACAAGCGAGACGCTCGGCGCCGTCAATCTGATCTACAAGGTCATCGATAAATTTCAGTCCACCTTTGACCGCGCGACGGGATGCTCGCTCAACTTTTCAAAGCAGACGCAGGAAGGCCGCCGCAAGGTCAACAGCGTCGAGCAGTTTGACTATGCCAAGGGCGAAGAAGTTTTTCAGGAGAAGAACCTGGTCGCCGGCAATCAGAAGCGCATTGTGTCAAAGATTCCTTCGTGCGTGACGGATGATCTCTCGGCCATCTTTTATCCTTCGTCGCAGGATCTTCAGGTAGGGCACAGCTTCGGCATTCCCCTGGCGGACGCCACGCGCACGGTTGCCGTCACGATGAAGGTGGAAGACCACGAGCAGATCAAGACGCCGCTCGGCAGCTTTGCCACGGTGCGCGTGCAGCCCACGGCCGATGCCGGAGTGGTGAAAAATCGCGGCAACATCTGGATCTGGTACACCGATGACGCGCGGCATATTCCGGTGCAGATGCGGGCGCGGCTCTTCTGGGGCACAATCACTTTTCAACTGACGGCCATGACCGACAAGTAG
- the lpxK gene encoding tetraacyldisaccharide 4'-kinase: MNPQRLLAPLTPLYALGLALKNRRYDGYKNGQKDSATVQRLAWPVISVGNLSVGGAGKTPVVMRLVELLREEGMHADVLSRGYGRRSQGVARVPSADAAGNAEDHLAAQYGDEPVLIAATTHAPVYVGASRYEAGQLAEREAAFAHEEPGSARAVHILDDGFQHRQLARDLDIVVLHASDFHEWLLPAGRLREPLRALRRADVLVLREEDSDLDSDLAARLDALDLQQPRWLVRRSLQMPAGLPAQTPVLAFCGIARPREFFAALTAQGANLVAQAAFRDHRAFTAADLDYLLALARKHQVQAFVTTEKDAIRLTAAQRARLSRAAPVLTAPLTVQFLEESAVRAQLLAAVCRQ, from the coding sequence ATGAATCCGCAGCGGCTGCTCGCGCCTTTGACGCCGCTCTATGCGCTGGGGCTGGCGCTCAAAAATCGTCGCTACGATGGTTACAAAAACGGGCAGAAAGATTCCGCAACCGTGCAACGCCTTGCGTGGCCGGTGATCAGCGTGGGCAATCTCTCGGTGGGCGGCGCGGGCAAGACTCCCGTGGTGATGCGCCTGGTCGAGCTGCTGCGTGAAGAGGGAATGCACGCCGACGTGCTCTCGCGTGGCTATGGCCGCCGCTCTCAAGGCGTGGCGCGCGTGCCGTCCGCCGATGCGGCGGGCAACGCTGAAGACCACTTGGCCGCGCAATATGGGGATGAGCCGGTGCTCATCGCCGCCACGACGCATGCGCCGGTGTATGTGGGGGCTTCGCGGTATGAGGCGGGACAACTCGCCGAACGCGAGGCCGCGTTCGCACACGAGGAGCCGGGAAGCGCCCGTGCCGTACACATTCTGGACGATGGCTTTCAGCATCGGCAGCTTGCGCGGGATCTCGACATCGTGGTGCTGCATGCCAGTGACTTTCACGAGTGGCTGCTGCCTGCAGGCCGCCTGCGCGAGCCGCTGCGCGCGCTGCGCCGCGCCGATGTGCTGGTGCTGCGCGAAGAGGACTCGGATCTGGACTCGGATCTGGCCGCGCGCCTCGACGCCTTGGATTTGCAACAGCCACGGTGGCTTGTGCGCCGTTCGCTGCAGATGCCCGCGGGGTTGCCGGCGCAAACGCCGGTGCTGGCCTTTTGCGGCATTGCACGGCCGCGGGAGTTTTTTGCCGCGCTCACGGCGCAGGGTGCGAACCTTGTGGCGCAGGCGGCGTTTCGCGATCACCGCGCCTTTACTGCCGCCGATCTTGACTACCTGCTTGCGCTTGCGCGCAAGCACCAGGTGCAGGCCTTTGTCACCACGGAGAAAGATGCCATCCGGCTCACGGCCGCGCAGCGTGCGCGGTTGAGCCGCGCCGCGCCGGTTTTGACCGCCCCGCTCACGGTGCAATTTCTTGAGGAATCCGCTGTGCGCGCGCAACTTCTCGCTGCGGTTTGCCGTCAGTGA
- the rseP gene encoding RIP metalloprotease RseP gives MPFFLTATVSMLIVLGIMVLVHELGHFIAAKAFGVRVEVFSIGFGTRLFGFRRGDTDYRVCLLPLGGYVKMAGELGGDGTVPLNTGNKTGKDEDGPRVLDPGDLNSKPRWQRIIIALAGPVANFLLAFGLMTGLYMMHNEVDRYLSEPAVIDVVKANSAAARAGLEAGDKILQFDVAHDPTWQQVRIRAALDANSTIPVTVERTVNGKSEDVSTHLFIADPTKGQDFSLDEVGLIPRMQNGPMKVTDIVPGFPAAKAGLKPGDKVAALNGVPLHSVMAVIAWLQQQHGQPVTMTILRDGQTQQLTVTPKWGDDGSGQMGYRLGFGVAQPPYNIEQMPFFAALRQSAVINAHYSGYILDVLHRLVTHKTGLQQLSGPIGIARETGEAVQMPGWQPLINLMALISLNLGIMNLLPFPILDGGMITFLVIEEILRHDLKIEIKERIYQVAFVVLILFFAFVMFNDVSKLNLFSKLKP, from the coding sequence ATGCCATTTTTCCTAACCGCCACTGTCTCCATGCTCATTGTGCTGGGCATCATGGTGCTCGTGCATGAGCTCGGCCATTTCATCGCCGCCAAGGCCTTTGGCGTGCGCGTGGAGGTCTTCTCGATCGGCTTTGGCACGCGGCTCTTCGGCTTTCGCCGGGGCGACACGGACTACCGCGTCTGCCTGCTGCCGCTGGGCGGCTATGTGAAGATGGCCGGCGAGCTGGGCGGCGATGGCACCGTTCCGCTGAACACCGGCAACAAGACGGGCAAGGACGAAGACGGCCCGCGCGTGCTCGACCCCGGCGACCTGAACTCCAAGCCCCGCTGGCAGCGCATCATCATCGCGCTGGCCGGCCCGGTGGCTAATTTTCTGTTGGCCTTTGGCCTCATGACCGGCCTCTACATGATGCACAACGAGGTGGATCGCTACCTGTCAGAGCCGGCGGTGATCGATGTGGTCAAGGCCAACTCCGCCGCCGCCAGGGCGGGCCTCGAGGCGGGCGACAAGATTCTGCAGTTCGACGTGGCCCATGACCCCACCTGGCAGCAGGTGCGCATTCGCGCCGCGCTCGATGCGAACTCGACCATCCCCGTGACGGTGGAGCGCACGGTGAATGGCAAGAGCGAAGATGTCTCCACGCACCTGTTCATCGCCGACCCGACCAAGGGGCAGGACTTCAGCCTGGATGAAGTGGGCCTGATTCCGCGCATGCAGAACGGGCCCATGAAGGTGACCGACATTGTGCCGGGCTTCCCCGCCGCCAAGGCCGGTCTGAAGCCGGGCGACAAGGTCGCGGCGCTCAACGGCGTGCCGCTGCACTCGGTGATGGCCGTGATTGCCTGGCTGCAGCAGCAGCATGGGCAGCCTGTGACCATGACCATTTTGCGCGACGGCCAGACACAGCAGCTTACCGTCACGCCCAAGTGGGGCGATGACGGCAGCGGACAGATGGGCTACCGCCTCGGCTTTGGCGTTGCCCAGCCGCCTTACAACATTGAGCAGATGCCCTTCTTTGCGGCGCTGCGCCAGTCGGCGGTGATCAACGCGCATTACTCCGGCTACATTCTGGACGTGCTGCACCGCCTGGTCACGCACAAGACCGGCCTGCAGCAGTTGAGCGGCCCCATCGGCATTGCCCGCGAAACCGGCGAGGCCGTGCAGATGCCGGGCTGGCAGCCGCTCATCAACCTGATGGCGCTCATCAGCCTCAACCTCGGCATCATGAACCTGCTGCCGTTCCCGATTCTTGATGGCGGCATGATTACGTTTCTGGTGATTGAAGAGATTCTGCGCCACGACCTCAAGATCGAGATCAAAGAGCGCATCTATCAGGTCGCCTTTGTGGTGCTGATTCTGTTCTTCGCCTTTGTGATGTTCAACGACGTCTCAAAGCTGAACCTCTTCAGCAAACTCAAGCCGTAA